A window from Enterocloster bolteae encodes these proteins:
- a CDS encoding Gx transporter family protein produces the protein MPNQKKTVTESYKKSAAAVRKGRGTKQSRRTSAQNAALFGILTALALVLGYVESLVPVYLGAPGVKLGLANLVTMVGLYCMGTKETALISVVRVLLSGILFGPPSAILFGLAGTALSLTVMALCKRFRLFGMVGVSILGGVAHNIGQFLMAAFVVNTFGVFSYLPVLLTAGCAAGALIGLLGGILVGRVNRLFRTI, from the coding sequence ATGCCGAATCAGAAAAAGACGGTTACAGAATCATATAAAAAATCAGCTGCAGCGGTGAGGAAAGGCCGGGGTACGAAACAGTCACGCAGAACTTCAGCCCAAAATGCGGCCCTTTTTGGAATTCTGACAGCGCTGGCGCTGGTGCTTGGATACGTGGAGTCATTGGTGCCGGTATATCTGGGAGCGCCCGGGGTGAAGCTGGGGCTGGCCAATCTGGTAACCATGGTGGGGCTTTACTGCATGGGAACAAAGGAGACTGCTCTTATCAGCGTGGTGCGTGTACTCTTATCAGGCATCCTGTTCGGGCCGCCTTCGGCCATCCTGTTTGGCCTCGCAGGAACTGCCCTGAGCCTTACCGTCATGGCTCTGTGCAAACGGTTCAGGCTGTTCGGGATGGTGGGAGTCAGCATACTGGGAGGAGTGGCCCATAATATCGGACAGTTTCTGATGGCGGCTTTTGTGGTGAATACATTCGGTGTGTTTTCCTATCTGCCGGTGCTGCTGACAGCAGGCTGCGCGGCAGGAGCCCTGATTGGCCTTTTGGGAGGAATTCTGGTGGGGCGGGTAAACCGTTTGTTTCGCACTATTTAA
- a CDS encoding cupin domain-containing protein, whose amino-acid sequence MLDERWVFHENAEPVQAGPGVVRRVLAYSKDLMCVENTFEEGAVGSLHHHPHTQITYVVSGEFEFNIDGEKKTVRAGDTMLKLDGVEHGCVCRKAGILLDIFNPMREDFVSVL is encoded by the coding sequence ATGCTGGATGAAAGATGGGTGTTTCATGAGAATGCGGAGCCGGTTCAGGCGGGTCCCGGGGTTGTCAGGAGGGTTCTGGCTTACAGTAAGGATTTGATGTGTGTGGAGAATACCTTTGAGGAGGGAGCTGTGGGCAGCCTTCATCATCATCCCCATACCCAGATTACGTATGTGGTCAGCGGAGAATTTGAGTTTAATATAGACGGTGAGAAAAAAACAGTGAGGGCAGGAGATACCATGCTAAAGCTGGACGGCGTGGAGCATGGATGCGTATGCAGGAAGGCTGGAATCCTTCTGGATATCTTTAACCCCATGCGGGAGGATTTTGTATCGGTTTTATGA
- a CDS encoding PTS fructose-like transporter subunit IIB: MKVVGITSCPSGVAHTYMAAEALKLSGEKLGMEVLIETQGGAGVENQLKQKDIDEAVCVVLVNDVALEGLDRFKGKKVLKMGVSDLIKKSDAVMKKIHDSFQ, translated from the coding sequence ATGAAGGTAGTTGGTATTACATCGTGTCCATCGGGAGTAGCTCATACATATATGGCAGCTGAGGCGTTAAAGCTGTCCGGCGAGAAGCTGGGAATGGAAGTGCTGATTGAGACTCAGGGCGGCGCAGGAGTGGAGAACCAGTTAAAGCAGAAGGACATTGACGAGGCGGTGTGCGTGGTTTTGGTCAATGACGTGGCCCTGGAGGGACTGGACCGCTTCAAGGGAAAGAAAGTCCTGAAAATGGGCGTGTCAGACCTGATTAAGAAGTCTGACGCGGTGATGAAGAAGATTCACGATTCTTTCCAGTAA
- a CDS encoding PTS fructose transporter subunit EIIC — translation MKEQLKILKKHILTGTSHMIPFIVAGGILFSLAVMLNPAGAATPETGWLAGLAQIGLGGLTLFVPVLGGYIAYSIADKPGLAPGMIGAYLAKEMGAGFLGGMAAGLIAGVVVKELKRIKLPISLKTLGSIFIYPLVGTLVTGGIIVWGIGGPIAAIMNGLTNWLSSLGDVGKVPLASILGAMTAFDMGGPVNKVATLFAQTQVDTLPYLMGGVGVAICTPPIGMGIATLLAPKKYNVEEKEAGKAAILMGCVGITEGAIPFAANDPLRVIPSLIVGAVVGNIIPFLAGVLNHAPWGGLIVLPVVEGRIWYFIAVLAGGFVTALMVNLLKKNYVEESAGNDTDLDDLDEITFDEL, via the coding sequence ATGAAAGAGCAGCTGAAGATTTTAAAGAAACATATATTGACAGGTACATCCCACATGATTCCGTTTATTGTGGCCGGCGGTATCCTTTTTTCTCTGGCAGTCATGCTGAATCCGGCCGGCGCAGCCACACCTGAGACCGGCTGGCTGGCAGGTCTGGCGCAGATTGGCCTGGGCGGACTGACACTGTTTGTCCCGGTACTGGGCGGTTATATCGCTTACTCCATTGCCGACAAACCAGGTCTGGCACCCGGTATGATTGGGGCGTATCTGGCAAAGGAGATGGGCGCCGGATTCCTTGGCGGCATGGCGGCCGGCTTAATTGCAGGCGTTGTGGTAAAGGAACTGAAGAGAATCAAGCTTCCGATTTCACTGAAAACATTAGGCTCCATTTTCATCTATCCTCTGGTGGGCACCCTGGTAACAGGCGGTATCATTGTGTGGGGAATCGGCGGACCCATTGCCGCTATTATGAACGGACTTACCAACTGGCTGTCCAGCCTGGGGGATGTGGGCAAGGTGCCGCTGGCCTCCATACTCGGAGCCATGACTGCCTTTGATATGGGCGGTCCTGTCAACAAGGTTGCCACCCTCTTTGCACAGACACAGGTGGATACGCTTCCCTACCTTATGGGCGGCGTGGGCGTGGCTATCTGTACACCGCCCATCGGCATGGGCATCGCTACCCTGCTGGCACCCAAGAAGTACAATGTGGAGGAAAAGGAAGCAGGAAAGGCAGCTATTCTGATGGGATGTGTGGGAATCACAGAAGGAGCCATTCCTTTTGCGGCCAACGACCCCTTAAGGGTAATCCCGTCCCTGATTGTGGGAGCCGTGGTAGGCAATATCATCCCATTCCTGGCAGGCGTCTTAAACCATGCTCCATGGGGCGGACTCATTGTGCTTCCGGTGGTGGAAGGCCGTATCTGGTACTTTATTGCAGTGCTGGCAGGTGGATTTGTGACCGCACTTATGGTAAACTTACTTAAGAAGAACTATGTGGAAGAATCCGCGGGAAATGACACGGACCTGGATGACCTGGACGAGATAACATTTGACGAATTATAA
- the dhaK gene encoding dihydroxyacetone kinase subunit DhaK produces the protein MKKFINDVALVEDQMIQGMVKAYPGYLRKLDCGNVVVRANKKEGKVALISGGGSGHEPAHGGYVGCGMLDAAVAGAVFTSPTPDQIYEGIKAIATDAGVLMVVKNYTGDVMNFEMAAEMAEMEGITVKYVVTNDDVAVKDSLYTVGRRGVAGTVFVHKIAGAMAETGASLDEVHAVAQKVIDNVRTMGAAIAPCTVPAAGKPGFELSDDEMEVGIGIHGEPGTHRESMKTADQVADMLLAQILGDIDYEGREVAVMINGAGSTPLMELFIINNRVSDVLAEKGIRVYKTFVGEYMTSIEMQGFSISLLRLDDQLKELLDAPADTPAWK, from the coding sequence ATGAAGAAATTTATCAACGATGTGGCGCTGGTAGAGGATCAGATGATACAGGGTATGGTTAAGGCCTATCCGGGTTATCTGAGAAAACTGGACTGCGGCAATGTGGTGGTCAGAGCCAATAAGAAAGAAGGAAAGGTGGCCCTGATCAGCGGAGGAGGAAGCGGGCACGAACCGGCTCACGGCGGATACGTGGGATGCGGCATGCTGGACGCGGCTGTGGCCGGCGCAGTGTTTACATCGCCTACCCCGGACCAGATTTATGAGGGAATCAAGGCCATTGCCACGGATGCAGGCGTGCTTATGGTGGTCAAGAACTACACCGGCGACGTGATGAATTTTGAGATGGCCGCTGAGATGGCTGAGATGGAAGGCATCACCGTGAAGTATGTGGTGACCAATGACGATGTGGCGGTAAAGGACAGTCTGTATACAGTGGGACGCAGAGGTGTGGCCGGAACCGTGTTTGTACATAAAATCGCAGGCGCCATGGCGGAGACAGGGGCTTCCCTGGACGAGGTCCATGCGGTGGCGCAGAAGGTAATCGACAACGTGCGGACCATGGGTGCAGCCATTGCGCCGTGTACGGTTCCCGCGGCAGGAAAGCCGGGATTCGAGCTGTCAGATGATGAGATGGAAGTGGGAATCGGGATCCATGGAGAGCCGGGAACCCACAGGGAGTCCATGAAGACAGCGGACCAGGTGGCGGATATGCTTCTGGCACAGATTCTGGGAGACATTGACTATGAGGGCCGCGAGGTGGCTGTGATGATCAACGGAGCAGGCTCAACACCTCTCATGGAGCTCTTTATCATCAATAACAGGGTCTCGGATGTTCTGGCTGAAAAGGGAATCAGGGTTTATAAGACCTTTGTGGGAGAGTACATGACTTCCATTGAGATGCAGGGTTTCTCCATCTCGCTGCTGAGGCTGGATGACCAGCTGAAGGAGCTTTTGGATGCCCCGGCGGATACGCCGGCCTGGAAGTAA
- the dhaM gene encoding dihydroxyacetone kinase phosphoryl donor subunit DhaM, giving the protein MVGFVIVSHSENLAKSVVELTSIMAPNARIAPAGGMDGGGFGTSFEKIQAAIESVYSDDGVLVLVDLGSAVMTTEMVIEMFEGKKVEMVDCPLVEGAVVATIDSVGGMSFEDIRTALAGVGRAKKF; this is encoded by the coding sequence ATGGTAGGATTTGTGATTGTGTCCCACAGTGAGAATCTGGCAAAAAGTGTGGTGGAGCTGACTTCCATCATGGCGCCCAACGCCAGGATCGCGCCGGCCGGAGGCATGGACGGCGGCGGTTTTGGAACCAGCTTTGAGAAGATACAGGCAGCCATTGAGTCTGTCTATTCCGATGACGGGGTCCTTGTCCTGGTGGATTTGGGAAGCGCTGTCATGACCACGGAGATGGTCATTGAGATGTTCGAGGGAAAGAAGGTGGAGATGGTGGATTGTCCTCTGGTGGAGGGCGCCGTGGTTGCCACCATTGATTCCGTGGGCGGAATGAGCTTTGAGGATATCAGGACAGCCCTGGCCGGAGTGGGCAGGGCTAAGAAGTTTTAG
- a CDS encoding DUF1667 domain-containing protein, with protein MEKRELICIGCPMGCPLTVELENGEIKTITGYTCKKGETYARKEVTNPTRIVTSTVRVEGGRADMVSVKTREDIPKDKIFQCVKALKGVTVKAPIRIGDVVVADVAGTGVDIVATKEVL; from the coding sequence ATGGAAAAGAGAGAACTTATCTGTATCGGTTGTCCTATGGGGTGTCCTCTGACCGTTGAACTGGAAAACGGGGAAATCAAGACCATCACAGGGTACACATGCAAGAAGGGCGAGACATATGCGCGCAAGGAAGTAACGAATCCGACCCGAATCGTCACCTCCACTGTAAGGGTGGAAGGCGGACGGGCTGACATGGTATCTGTCAAGACCAGGGAAGATATACCCAAGGATAAGATATTCCAGTGTGTAAAGGCCTTAAAGGGCGTAACCGTCAAGGCTCCCATCCGCATCGGAGATGTGGTCGTGGCAGACGTGGCCGGTACGGGAGTTGATATAGTGGCTACCAAGGAAGTGCTATAG
- a CDS encoding PTS sugar transporter subunit IIA encodes MFNGRMLNIIRYLKEHGEATYKEMAKALGISERSIRYDVDRINDILSLERLPEIEKHSKGLLRYPQSLDLKGLEDGNEVVYTGKERMSILLLILLMRNEDLKINQLSGQFRVSRSTVKNDMAALDERLKKDGMGIGYSGHFYLSGPKLKRTTLMNQEFRKYIEYLINPFTEYNSYEFYCIHIIHKAFEGISIANVVMAVDGLLEELKCTLTSSSYLWYMSNVVVLVWFILHDKDYPLDITVVPDYDREVYQRFGEKLGAIIGKPVSEEHMAMMAKMFDFTNKMAGGTAEVDPVHTQEVTFSLISAMSKRMNMPFDKDTNLVEGLLNHMIPLIQRINNHVDIHDNVSSLMRPEEQQFLSIVKQCCKETDTLEKLENEDELVYLTICFMASIRRMKGAPYKKVLLVCGHGYGTTTMLKESLLSEYQIHIVDTLPIYKLSSYPDWAAIDYVLSTIRINNSLPKPCLTVNPILQSEDRAAMDRLGIPRKSLLSSYYSIEEKLGFLDENTRARVMDVVKKELGYQTVQVFHSPKSFSSFLKFDCIMRADLVSDWKDAVRMSAGLLVKRGFVEESYVSNMLGFIEKQGFYAVSDDSFALLHGKGAEGISKTSLSLLVTREPVVFGEKKARVIFCLASRDGKEHIPAVVTLMRMVKTTALIHDLEESRSEEELYQTVLNCEFEVL; translated from the coding sequence ATGTTTAATGGGAGAATGCTGAACATTATCCGGTATCTGAAGGAGCACGGGGAGGCCACCTACAAGGAGATGGCCAAGGCTCTGGGGATATCGGAGCGGAGCATCCGCTACGATGTGGACCGGATCAACGACATATTGTCTCTGGAGCGCCTGCCGGAGATAGAAAAACACTCCAAGGGGCTGCTGCGATATCCCCAGTCCCTGGACCTTAAGGGCCTGGAAGACGGAAACGAGGTGGTCTATACCGGCAAAGAGCGGATGTCCATTCTGCTGCTGATCCTGCTTATGAGGAATGAGGACTTAAAGATTAACCAGCTCAGCGGGCAGTTCAGGGTTTCGCGCTCCACGGTAAAGAACGATATGGCTGCACTGGATGAAAGGCTTAAGAAGGACGGAATGGGAATCGGGTATTCCGGCCATTTTTATCTGTCCGGCCCGAAGCTTAAGCGCACCACCCTGATGAACCAGGAATTCAGGAAATACATCGAATACCTCATAAACCCCTTTACGGAGTACAATTCCTATGAATTTTACTGTATCCACATCATCCATAAGGCCTTTGAGGGCATCTCCATTGCCAACGTGGTGATGGCGGTGGACGGACTGCTGGAGGAGCTTAAGTGCACCCTGACCAGCAGCTCTTACCTGTGGTATATGTCGAATGTGGTGGTTCTGGTGTGGTTCATTCTCCATGACAAGGACTATCCTCTGGATATCACGGTGGTGCCTGACTATGACCGGGAGGTGTATCAGCGTTTCGGAGAAAAGCTGGGGGCCATCATCGGAAAGCCTGTGTCAGAAGAACATATGGCAATGATGGCGAAGATGTTTGACTTTACCAATAAAATGGCGGGCGGTACAGCGGAGGTGGACCCGGTGCATACCCAGGAGGTGACATTTTCCCTGATTTCCGCTATGTCAAAGCGGATGAACATGCCCTTTGACAAGGACACAAACCTGGTGGAGGGACTGCTGAACCACATGATTCCCCTGATTCAGAGAATCAATAACCATGTGGATATCCACGACAATGTCAGTTCCCTTATGCGGCCTGAGGAGCAGCAGTTTCTAAGCATTGTAAAGCAGTGCTGCAAGGAGACGGACACCCTTGAAAAGCTGGAAAATGAGGATGAGCTGGTATATCTGACCATCTGCTTCATGGCCAGCATCCGGAGGATGAAGGGAGCACCCTATAAGAAGGTGCTGCTGGTGTGCGGCCATGGGTATGGAACCACCACCATGCTGAAAGAATCACTGCTGAGCGAGTACCAGATACATATTGTGGACACGCTCCCTATTTATAAGCTCTCATCCTACCCGGACTGGGCGGCCATTGATTATGTGCTGTCAACCATCCGCATTAACAACAGCCTGCCAAAGCCCTGCCTCACGGTGAATCCGATACTGCAGAGCGAGGACAGAGCCGCCATGGACCGGCTGGGCATACCCAGGAAATCCCTTTTATCCAGCTATTACTCCATTGAGGAGAAACTGGGATTCCTGGACGAGAACACTAGGGCCAGGGTTATGGACGTGGTGAAAAAGGAACTGGGATATCAGACCGTCCAGGTATTTCACAGCCCGAAGAGCTTCAGCAGTTTCCTGAAATTTGACTGCATCATGAGGGCGGACCTGGTGTCTGACTGGAAAGACGCGGTCCGTATGAGCGCGGGCCTTCTGGTAAAACGGGGATTTGTGGAGGAATCCTATGTGTCCAATATGCTTGGCTTTATAGAGAAACAGGGATTTTATGCTGTTTCGGATGATTCCTTTGCCCTTTTGCACGGTAAGGGGGCGGAGGGAATTAGTAAGACAAGCCTGAGCCTTCTGGTTACCAGGGAGCCTGTGGTATTCGGGGAGAAAAAGGCGCGGGTTATATTCTGTCTGGCCAGCAGGGATGGAAAGGAGCACATACCGGCTGTGGTCACGCTGATGCGTATGGTGAAGACAACGGCCCTGATTCACGATCTGGAGGAGAGCCGGTCGGAGGAGGAACTATATCAGACCGTGCTCAATTGTGAATTTGAGGTGTTGTAA
- the dhaL gene encoding dihydroxyacetone kinase subunit DhaL, translated as MADSKKVLEIIRAIGLKMEAEKEYLTELDQPIGDSDHGINMARGFAAVEGKLPDLEGKDIGTILKTVGMTLVSTVGGASGPLYGSAYMKAGMALAGKEEMDMDDFLSMMDTAVQAVEQRGKATVEEATMLDAMVPSLKTMKDAAAEGKSVREALEAGVRAAWAGAEHTKDLVATKGRASYVGERGLGHQDPGATSYSYMLEVIAGLV; from the coding sequence ATGGCAGACAGTAAAAAAGTATTGGAAATCATCAGGGCAATCGGTCTGAAGATGGAGGCCGAGAAGGAGTATCTCACAGAGCTGGACCAGCCGATTGGAGACAGCGACCATGGCATTAATATGGCGCGGGGATTTGCAGCGGTGGAGGGAAAGCTTCCTGACCTGGAGGGAAAGGATATAGGGACCATTCTGAAAACAGTGGGCATGACATTGGTATCCACTGTGGGAGGCGCTTCCGGCCCCCTGTATGGTTCGGCCTATATGAAGGCAGGCATGGCCCTGGCAGGAAAGGAAGAGATGGATATGGATGATTTCCTGTCTATGATGGATACGGCTGTACAGGCAGTGGAGCAGAGAGGAAAGGCCACTGTGGAGGAAGCCACCATGCTGGATGCCATGGTCCCTTCCCTGAAAACCATGAAGGACGCGGCGGCAGAGGGAAAGAGCGTACGGGAAGCGCTGGAGGCCGGAGTCAGGGCAGCCTGGGCCGGCGCAGAGCACACCAAAGATCTGGTAGCTACCAAAGGCCGGGCCAGTTATGTGGGAGAGAGGGGACTGGGGCATCAGGATCCGGGAGCCACCTCTTATTCCTATATGCTGGAAGTCATTGCGGGGCTGGTATAG
- the galT gene encoding UDP-glucose--hexose-1-phosphate uridylyltransferase: protein MEENSGMWLCLDGSVYREDISMVYEAVEGLVQYGLDKGLISEADAVYARNQILDVMGMDEYEEPQGPVESGDLEAILKELLDCAAGTGVLKEDSVVYRDLLDTKLMNCLMPRPGEVVKEFWKRYEESPEKATDWYYGFSQDSDYIRRYRIARDMKWTTDTRYGTLDITVNLSKPEKDPKAIAAAKLARQSGYPKCQLCMENVGYAGRTNHPARNNHRIIPITINDSQWGFQYSPYVYYNEHCIVFNGQHVPMKIDKAAFRKLFDFIKQFPHYFLGSNADLPIVGGSILSHDHFQGGHYTFAMAKAPIEKHFSIKGYEDVEAGIVFWPMSVLRLRAADPDRLIELGDVVLKAWRGYTDEDAFIFAETDGEPHNTITPIARKVGDTFELDLVLRNNITTEEFPLGVYHPHQELHHIKKENIGLIEVMGLAVLPSRLKTELAMLGEYMVDGKDIRKDEVLLKHADWVEEFMPGYQEKGILVTRDNVWSILQEEVGKVFARVLEDAGVYKCDERGRRAFAGFLHSVGFEEV from the coding sequence ATGGAAGAAAACAGCGGTATGTGGCTGTGCTTAGATGGAAGCGTGTACAGGGAGGATATTTCTATGGTTTATGAAGCGGTTGAGGGATTGGTACAGTACGGCCTGGATAAGGGGCTCATATCTGAGGCGGACGCGGTTTATGCCAGGAACCAAATCCTGGATGTGATGGGAATGGATGAGTATGAAGAACCCCAGGGTCCGGTGGAGAGCGGGGATTTGGAGGCCATTTTAAAGGAGCTTCTGGACTGCGCTGCCGGCACGGGCGTGCTTAAGGAGGACAGCGTGGTTTACCGGGACCTTCTTGACACGAAGCTGATGAACTGCCTGATGCCAAGGCCGGGTGAGGTGGTGAAGGAATTCTGGAAACGCTATGAGGAGTCTCCTGAGAAAGCAACGGACTGGTATTATGGTTTCAGCCAGGATTCCGATTATATCCGCCGTTACCGCATTGCAAGAGATATGAAGTGGACCACGGATACCCGCTACGGTACGTTGGACATTACGGTAAACCTGTCCAAACCGGAAAAGGATCCAAAGGCCATTGCAGCGGCCAAGCTGGCCAGGCAGAGCGGCTATCCCAAATGCCAGCTGTGCATGGAGAACGTGGGGTATGCAGGGCGGACCAACCATCCGGCCCGGAATAACCACAGAATCATTCCCATTACCATCAATGACAGTCAGTGGGGATTCCAGTATTCCCCATATGTGTACTATAATGAGCACTGCATTGTATTTAACGGACAGCACGTGCCTATGAAAATTGATAAGGCGGCATTCAGAAAGCTGTTTGACTTTATCAAGCAGTTCCCCCATTATTTCCTGGGTTCCAATGCGGACCTTCCCATTGTGGGAGGATCCATCCTGAGCCATGACCATTTCCAGGGGGGGCATTATACCTTTGCCATGGCAAAAGCGCCCATAGAGAAGCATTTTTCCATAAAAGGGTATGAGGACGTGGAAGCGGGAATCGTATTCTGGCCTATGTCCGTGCTGAGACTTCGGGCAGCAGACCCGGACAGGCTGATTGAGCTGGGGGATGTTGTTCTGAAAGCATGGAGAGGATATACGGATGAGGACGCATTTATCTTTGCCGAGACAGACGGAGAGCCTCACAACACCATTACGCCCATTGCCAGAAAGGTTGGGGATACCTTTGAACTGGATTTGGTGCTGCGCAATAATATTACCACTGAGGAGTTCCCGCTGGGCGTATACCATCCCCATCAGGAGCTGCACCACATAAAGAAAGAGAACATTGGCCTGATTGAGGTCATGGGACTGGCCGTGCTGCCTTCCAGGCTTAAGACGGAACTGGCAATGCTGGGAGAGTACATGGTGGATGGAAAGGATATACGAAAGGATGAGGTCCTTCTGAAACACGCTGACTGGGTGGAGGAATTCATGCCCGGATATCAGGAAAAGGGCATCCTGGTGACCAGGGATAATGTGTGGTCTATTCTGCAGGAGGAAGTGGGAAAGGTGTTTGCACGGGTCCTGGAGGATGCAGGCGTCTATAAATGCGATGAGAGGGGACGGAGGGCATTTGCCGGATTCCTCCATTCTGTTGGATTTGAGGAGGTATAA
- a CDS encoding PTS sugar transporter subunit IIA yields the protein MSKLINENCIVFDMEGSKNDIIRTLSGELYRAQKITDTEEFYQDVLAREAITPTFVGFDMGLPHGKTDHVLEASVCFGRTKEPVVWNEESGETADLIILIAVPLSEAGDTHLKILANLSRRLMHEEFRESLRSSTREQVYTILEEVLEG from the coding sequence ATGAGTAAGTTAATTAATGAGAACTGTATCGTATTCGATATGGAAGGCAGTAAAAATGATATCATAAGAACCCTGTCAGGGGAGCTGTACAGGGCGCAAAAAATCACGGACACAGAGGAATTTTATCAGGATGTACTGGCAAGGGAAGCGATTACCCCAACCTTTGTGGGATTTGACATGGGACTTCCCCATGGCAAAACAGACCATGTGCTGGAGGCCAGTGTATGTTTCGGACGTACCAAGGAACCGGTGGTTTGGAATGAGGAGTCAGGTGAGACAGCAGATTTAATCATTCTCATCGCAGTGCCCTTAAGCGAGGCAGGGGACACCCACTTAAAGATACTGGCCAATCTTTCCAGAAGGCTTATGCATGAGGAGTTCAGGGAGTCTTTGAGAAGCAGCACCAGGGAACAGGTATACACCATATTAGAAGAAGTTCTGGAGGGGTAA
- a CDS encoding NusG domain II-containing protein has product MNILQKRDVILAAAILLLAAAAFGISHYIRRTPAAIAQVSVDGTVVETLDLSKDTEITVTSSNGGTNHLIVKDGEIWCSEASCPDKVCVHQGKKHLNSDTIVCLPNQMIVTITGGE; this is encoded by the coding sequence ATGAACATATTACAGAAACGGGACGTGATTCTGGCTGCTGCCATACTACTGCTGGCAGCGGCTGCCTTTGGCATCAGCCACTATATCCGCCGCACACCGGCTGCCATTGCCCAGGTGTCTGTGGACGGAACCGTAGTGGAAACACTGGATCTCAGCAAGGATACGGAGATAACAGTTACATCCTCCAACGGCGGCACCAACCACCTGATAGTAAAGGACGGTGAAATCTGGTGCAGCGAGGCCAGCTGCCCTGATAAGGTATGTGTCCACCAGGGGAAAAAACATTTAAACAGCGACACTATTGTGTGCCTTCCCAATCAGATGATTGTAACCATAACAGGCGGGGAATAA
- a CDS encoding YczE/YyaS/YitT family protein produces MSNGTNYAKDSQMTRRYIMLLIGIFFMGTGISLIIKSGTGTSPMSSLTNVMTQICPLLTLGMYTFLLNVLFFIGEFIVDFKSFSASKFIQLIPTFFLSVAVDFNMFLVRGLHPETYILKLAVLIIGCMFFGLSIAFMVSADVILMPGEALIKIISVKYQKEYGNVKTAVDVSLVVLAVIVSLIFLNTIYGVREGTLIAAFTIGNFSRFFRGYTNKLVREVALQ; encoded by the coding sequence ATGTCTAATGGTACTAATTATGCAAAGGATTCACAGATGACCCGGCGTTATATCATGCTTCTTATTGGAATATTCTTCATGGGAACGGGGATCTCCCTGATAATCAAATCAGGAACAGGAACATCTCCAATGAGCAGCCTTACCAATGTTATGACCCAGATATGTCCTCTGCTGACATTGGGTATGTACACGTTTTTGTTAAATGTATTGTTCTTTATCGGGGAATTTATTGTGGATTTTAAGAGCTTCTCAGCGTCAAAGTTTATTCAGCTGATTCCTACCTTTTTCCTGAGCGTTGCGGTGGATTTCAATATGTTCCTTGTAAGGGGACTCCATCCCGAGACCTATATACTGAAACTGGCAGTACTCATCATCGGATGCATGTTCTTTGGACTTAGCATCGCATTTATGGTTTCGGCTGATGTCATCCTGATGCCGGGAGAGGCCCTGATTAAGATTATTTCCGTAAAGTACCAGAAGGAATATGGCAATGTAAAGACCGCAGTGGATGTTTCGCTGGTGGTGCTGGCAGTCATCGTATCTCTCATTTTCCTGAATACCATTTACGGCGTCAGGGAAGGCACATTGATTGCGGCGTTTACAATCGGCAATTTCTCCAGATTTTTCAGAGGTTATACCAATAAACTGGTAAGGGAGGTGGCACTGCAGTGA